From a single Rhabdothermincola sediminis genomic region:
- a CDS encoding GTP-binding protein: MAREKFERTKPHANVGTMGHIDHGKTTLTAAITKVLSEAHP, from the coding sequence ATGGCACGAGAGAAGTTCGAGCGGACGAAGCCGCATGCGAACGTGGGCACGATGGGTCATATTGATCATGGGAAGACGACGTTGACGGCGGCGATCACGAAGGTGTTGTCGGAGGCGCATCCGGA